The following proteins are co-located in the Atribacterota bacterium genome:
- a CDS encoding ABC transporter permease, which yields MQGSTSYLKRFLFSRSTSVLFVLVLIVILFAIFSPEHRFVDPDNLRVLLSLGAEFSIIALGVGMLMIGGEFDLSVGSILAFCSFIFLKLFELRLPLFITALVTVAVGGLLGLLNALITVRAGIPSFITTLGTMMFWRGLTVLLSGGEQTACDVSALGNPAASYFLAFFNGQIGKFLPVQFFWFAIFAAILGIILHRHRFGNWIYATGDNKDAARAMGINTDWVKTVCFIVVGLLCGFVACAQIGRLACFTSRTGDGWELKAVAASVVGGTSLRGGMGNMLGIFLGATTISVIENGLVVLRIPYFWTYVFFGLVILLSVLSSMYIERKTMEMHR from the coding sequence ATGCAGGGGAGCACCAGCTACCTGAAGCGGTTTTTGTTCTCTCGTTCCACCAGTGTGCTTTTCGTTTTGGTTCTCATTGTGATCCTTTTTGCGATTTTTTCACCCGAACACCGTTTCGTAGACCCCGATAACCTTAGGGTGCTTCTGTCCTTGGGGGCCGAATTTAGCATCATTGCCCTGGGGGTGGGAATGCTCATGATTGGTGGAGAGTTCGACCTTTCGGTGGGTTCAATCCTCGCCTTCTGCTCATTTATTTTTCTCAAGCTTTTTGAGTTGCGTCTGCCCCTTTTTATCACGGCGCTGGTGACGGTGGCGGTGGGAGGACTGCTGGGGTTGCTCAATGCCCTCATCACCGTGCGGGCCGGAATTCCCTCCTTCATCACCACCCTGGGGACCATGATGTTCTGGCGAGGCTTGACCGTGCTCCTTTCGGGAGGAGAACAGACTGCCTGTGATGTTTCGGCGCTTGGGAATCCTGCGGCTTCATATTTTCTCGCTTTCTTTAACGGACAAATCGGAAAATTTTTACCGGTGCAGTTCTTCTGGTTTGCCATTTTTGCTGCTATTCTGGGAATCATCCTTCATCGCCACCGTTTTGGAAACTGGATCTATGCCACCGGTGATAATAAAGATGCAGCCCGGGCCATGGGCATCAACACCGATTGGGTGAAAACGGTGTGTTTTATCGTGGTGGGTTTACTCTGCGGGTTTGTGGCCTGCGCCCAAATTGGACGGCTGGCCTGTTTCACCTCCCGCACTGGCGACGGTTGGGAACTCAAGGCTGTGGCCGCGAGTGTGGTGGGAGGAACGTCGCTGCGGGGAGGGATGGGAAATATGCTGGGAATATTCCTGGGTGCCACTACCATCTCGGTGATTGAAAATGGCCTTGTGGTCCTGCGCATTCCCTATTTCTGGACCTACGTGTTCTTTGGCCTGGTTATTCTTCTGTCGGTGCTCTCCAGCATGTACATTGAACGGAAGACCATGGAGATGCACCGCTAA